The following proteins come from a genomic window of Solwaraspora sp. WMMA2065:
- a CDS encoding AAA family ATPase — protein MTSPARPATPKAKPRPMFGPVLALLAGEPHRAFSITDLARKLPGRSSGAIGSVLNRLVDKGWASMSTGSPRRYTITDAGVDAYQAGAGASRAPEATTAPTPAAPAPTPTGPVPPRPGAVLRPNGSWYLPRRLGDSTDVEVLRRLRRDTITVLLYGPPGTGKTSLIEAAYPDAITVAGHGDTTVEDLVGNYVPLPDGGFEFSHGPLVTAMREGRALFLDDATLIPPRVLAALYPAMDGRATITVTAHHNEQVTAADGFYVCAGHNPGVHGAILTEALASRFAVHIEVTTDFDLARSLGVPDSAIDAAIALNARMRRHEIDWAPQLRELLAFKRVTDTLGLAAAVANLAAVAPEPDRHAVVDALRQAHHGATITPLTLGEQK, from the coding sequence ATGACCTCACCCGCTCGACCCGCCACGCCGAAGGCCAAACCCCGGCCCATGTTCGGGCCGGTCCTGGCCCTGCTCGCCGGCGAACCGCACCGCGCGTTCTCCATCACCGACCTGGCCAGGAAGCTTCCCGGCCGGTCGTCCGGGGCGATCGGCTCCGTGCTGAACCGCCTCGTCGACAAAGGATGGGCGAGCATGTCGACCGGATCACCCCGCCGGTACACCATCACCGACGCAGGCGTCGACGCGTACCAGGCAGGGGCCGGCGCCAGCCGCGCCCCCGAAGCCACCACCGCGCCCACGCCCGCCGCGCCGGCGCCCACCCCGACCGGGCCGGTTCCACCGCGTCCAGGCGCCGTCCTACGCCCCAACGGTTCCTGGTACCTGCCCCGCCGCCTCGGCGACAGCACCGACGTCGAGGTACTGCGCCGGCTCCGCCGCGACACCATCACGGTCCTGCTCTACGGGCCACCCGGCACCGGCAAGACCAGCCTCATCGAAGCCGCCTACCCCGACGCGATCACCGTCGCCGGCCACGGCGACACCACCGTCGAGGACCTCGTCGGCAACTACGTCCCCCTGCCCGACGGCGGCTTCGAGTTCTCCCACGGGCCCCTCGTCACCGCGATGCGCGAAGGCCGCGCCCTGTTCCTCGACGACGCCACCCTCATCCCACCCCGCGTCCTCGCCGCCCTCTACCCGGCCATGGACGGCCGCGCCACCATCACCGTCACCGCCCACCACAACGAGCAGGTGACCGCCGCCGACGGCTTCTACGTCTGCGCCGGCCACAACCCCGGCGTCCACGGAGCGATCCTCACCGAAGCCCTCGCCAGCCGGTTCGCGGTGCACATCGAGGTCACCACCGACTTCGACCTCGCCCGGTCCCTGGGCGTACCGGACAGCGCCATCGACGCGGCGATCGCCCTCAACGCACGGATGCGCAGACACGAGATCGACTGGGCGCCGCAACTACGCGAGCTCCTGGCGTTCAAACGCGTCACCGACACCCTCGGCCTCGCCGCCGCCGTCGCGAACCTCGCCGCCGTCGCACCCGAACCCGACCGCCACGCCGTCGTCGACGCCCTCCGACAGGCCCACCACGGCGCCACCATCACCCCGCTCACCCTCGGCGAACAGAAGTGA
- a CDS encoding VWA domain-containing protein, which yields MTSVSAHVSATTPTPATATAPSSPWTLWSTAWTAHAALLTGRPDATVTVTPAAGGPPGRSHPATAQIHIDADLIADPTITDPRRPGHRSKVPIAYGVLLHECAHVLHTHWNPPPSVPPVVREAALLLEESRIERRYRDARPRDRRWLRRAATAIIDPTDAPTDTPWSAAHAAALLLARVDAKILYPADVRQPRRALTKVLGRPLLKGLRSVWLEAQTVGDTDTTRMIDLGDRWCRLLGIDPTLTPDLPADDATTSTIAVAIAGTLDAILNNPADTPPRPAGGRPRTASHGISTHTPITWRERDARDDERHAAARLTALLRRARHREPARTREPSNTPPGRLRTHAAVTLAAQRAAGALPTAQPWHRTVRRPVPDPELTVGILIDASGSMYDFAEPMSSAAWILAQAATRAGATTATLAYGEQVTVLVPPGHRPTKVRDMRADADMERFVDACAEADRLLHLSTPGTARLLIVVSDGHYINPDESQATITRLHNTGCAILWLAPTGPRQPPKIYDNTTTVAVDDPATCVNLIGHAAIEALTRA from the coding sequence GTGACCAGCGTCTCCGCACACGTCAGCGCCACCACCCCCACCCCGGCCACCGCCACCGCCCCTTCCTCGCCCTGGACATTGTGGTCGACCGCGTGGACCGCACACGCCGCCCTGCTCACCGGCCGACCCGACGCCACCGTCACCGTCACACCCGCCGCCGGCGGCCCGCCCGGCCGGAGCCACCCCGCCACCGCCCAGATCCACATCGACGCCGACCTCATCGCCGACCCGACGATCACCGACCCCCGCCGACCCGGACACCGCTCAAAAGTTCCGATCGCCTACGGCGTCCTCCTGCACGAATGCGCCCACGTCCTCCACACGCACTGGAACCCACCACCATCGGTGCCGCCCGTCGTCCGGGAAGCCGCCCTGCTACTCGAAGAGTCACGGATCGAACGACGCTACCGCGACGCCCGACCCCGGGACCGTCGATGGCTACGCCGCGCCGCCACCGCCATCATCGACCCCACCGACGCACCCACCGACACCCCGTGGAGCGCCGCCCACGCCGCCGCGCTGCTCCTCGCCCGGGTCGACGCGAAGATCCTCTACCCCGCCGACGTACGCCAGCCGCGACGCGCCCTCACCAAGGTCCTCGGCCGCCCACTCCTCAAAGGACTACGAAGCGTCTGGCTGGAAGCGCAGACCGTCGGCGACACCGACACCACACGCATGATCGACCTCGGCGACCGGTGGTGCCGGCTACTCGGCATCGACCCCACCCTCACCCCGGACCTACCCGCCGACGACGCCACCACCAGCACCATCGCGGTGGCCATCGCCGGAACCCTCGACGCGATCCTCAACAACCCCGCCGACACGCCGCCACGGCCGGCCGGTGGCCGACCCCGCACGGCCTCGCACGGCATCAGCACCCACACCCCGATCACCTGGCGCGAACGCGACGCCCGCGACGACGAACGCCACGCCGCCGCCCGGCTCACCGCCCTGCTGCGCCGCGCCCGCCACCGCGAACCCGCCCGCACCCGCGAGCCCAGCAACACCCCACCCGGACGGCTACGAACCCACGCCGCGGTCACCCTGGCCGCCCAACGAGCAGCCGGAGCCCTGCCGACCGCCCAACCGTGGCACCGCACCGTACGGCGTCCCGTCCCCGACCCCGAACTCACCGTCGGCATCCTCATCGACGCGTCCGGCTCCATGTACGACTTCGCCGAACCCATGTCCTCCGCCGCGTGGATCCTCGCCCAGGCCGCCACCCGCGCCGGAGCCACCACCGCGACCCTCGCCTACGGCGAACAGGTCACCGTCCTCGTCCCACCCGGACACCGCCCCACCAAAGTCCGCGACATGCGCGCCGACGCCGACATGGAACGGTTCGTCGACGCCTGCGCCGAAGCCGACCGCCTCCTGCACCTGTCCACCCCCGGCACCGCGCGCCTGCTCATCGTCGTCTCCGACGGCCACTACATCAACCCCGACGAAAGCCAGGCCACGATCACCCGACTCCACAACACCGGCTGCGCGATCCTCTGGCTCGCGCCCACCGGCCCACGCCAACCGCCGAAGATCTACGACAACACCACCACCGTCGCCGTAGACGACCCCGCCACCTGCGTCAACCTCATCGGCCACGCCGCCATCGAAGCCCTGACCAGGGCCTGA
- a CDS encoding BTAD domain-containing putative transcriptional regulator — MPCRPRAVVRVTAVAAAVAVLPVVLVHIGVTTTAPVSMAAVRAWIHQPLTPGFLAALGLAGAWLVWAVIATAVAARLCAAATRLARWLPPLRLPRPLQGLTAAVLGASAVTATTAGAAHATTPASTTATPPQPVADTIRTADPPTTVATTDDGPRSTHTVRRGESLSAIADRRLGDHDRWTDIYDLNRGTRFPTGGTLTDPDLIHPGWVLDLPATVAAPPDDNRPPPPAAVDTPPTPEPPTPTVTPEADPTADTPRPDAPADSTCDTTSTDTGRRPVGVALPDGSWVEAGLAVALAATATAVWARRRRHRRHGEDPAALPRMIHQIRRSLHHTAGPGTTTHGAGDTRDRTIPDPDLPDAGDRTGTVPDDAPDPTAPVGGLGLTGPGAPAAARGMLTAALTTGPTHVVMPSTTAAALLGDAGALPDAPRLTLTANLDAALRILETQLMSRSRLLDQHDTDTVADLRHGGHPTPPPLLLIADDTADATTRTAAVLAQGHRLDIHGVVLTPWPDGRTVTVDTDGTTTSDDGGGGRLTVLTTADTIDLIRTVTGAPTDPRPSAADPSDTDGPPDPSPGPAPADATTADTHTPAHPGPADAGPVDPADDRPDTGPRPEGHGGARPEPSGGGHVSVRLLGDARIVDMDTTTPLRAKSFELLVYLAVHDGDATQDAILDDLLPDAPRSRAPHRLHTYVSTLRKTLARTGGPADHLTHAASRYTLNRPLLDVDLWRLRDALRDADHTTDPAERLTALRTAVAAYRGALADGHDYEWIEAHREGVRRRALDAHLTLATATPDPAEALTVLDAAIRHDPYAEPLYQQAMRVHAALGHPDQIRTLRRTLTRRLAEIDATPDDTTTALADQLTTDLRRRPTAPDPRGGHR, encoded by the coding sequence GTGCCGTGTCGTCCCCGTGCCGTGGTCCGGGTCACCGCCGTGGCCGCCGCTGTCGCCGTGCTGCCCGTCGTCCTTGTCCACATCGGCGTCACGACGACCGCTCCGGTGTCCATGGCGGCGGTGCGGGCGTGGATCCACCAGCCCCTCACCCCGGGGTTCCTCGCCGCGCTCGGGCTGGCCGGCGCATGGCTGGTGTGGGCGGTGATCGCGACCGCCGTCGCGGCGCGGCTGTGCGCCGCCGCGACCAGGCTGGCCCGGTGGCTGCCACCCCTGCGTCTGCCCCGCCCGTTGCAGGGCCTGACCGCCGCGGTCCTCGGCGCCTCCGCCGTCACCGCCACCACCGCCGGGGCCGCCCACGCCACCACCCCGGCCTCCACCACCGCCACACCCCCGCAACCCGTCGCGGACACCATCCGCACGGCCGACCCGCCCACCACCGTCGCCACCACCGACGACGGACCTCGGTCCACTCACACGGTCAGACGCGGCGAGTCCCTGTCCGCGATCGCGGACCGGCGCCTCGGCGACCACGACCGCTGGACCGACATCTACGACCTCAACCGGGGCACCCGGTTCCCCACCGGCGGCACGCTCACCGACCCGGACCTCATCCATCCCGGCTGGGTCCTCGACCTACCCGCCACCGTGGCCGCACCGCCCGACGACAACCGGCCCCCACCACCGGCGGCGGTGGACACCCCGCCGACACCCGAACCACCGACCCCCACGGTCACACCCGAGGCAGACCCCACCGCCGACACCCCCCGGCCGGACGCCCCAGCCGACAGCACCTGCGACACCACCTCCACCGACACCGGGCGGCGGCCCGTCGGAGTGGCGCTACCCGACGGAAGCTGGGTCGAGGCCGGACTCGCCGTGGCCCTCGCCGCGACGGCGACGGCCGTCTGGGCGCGCCGACGCCGCCACCGCCGGCACGGTGAGGACCCGGCGGCTCTGCCCCGGATGATCCACCAGATCCGCCGCAGCCTGCACCATACGGCCGGTCCCGGCACCACCACCCACGGCGCCGGCGACACCCGGGACCGGACCATCCCCGACCCGGACCTCCCCGACGCCGGCGACCGTACCGGCACCGTCCCCGACGACGCCCCCGACCCGACGGCCCCAGTGGGCGGGCTGGGCCTGACCGGACCCGGCGCGCCGGCCGCCGCCCGCGGCATGCTCACCGCGGCCCTCACCACCGGGCCCACCCACGTGGTCATGCCGTCCACGACCGCCGCGGCCCTGCTCGGCGACGCCGGGGCCCTTCCCGACGCGCCGCGCCTCACCCTCACCGCCAACCTCGACGCCGCCCTGCGGATCCTCGAGACCCAGCTGATGTCCCGCAGCCGGCTGCTCGACCAGCACGACACCGACACCGTCGCCGACCTGCGACACGGCGGCCACCCCACCCCACCGCCCCTGCTACTGATCGCCGACGACACCGCCGACGCGACGACCAGAACCGCCGCGGTCCTCGCCCAGGGCCACCGCCTGGACATCCACGGCGTCGTGCTGACCCCGTGGCCCGACGGCCGCACCGTCACCGTCGACACCGACGGCACCACCACCAGCGACGACGGTGGTGGTGGCCGGCTGACCGTCCTCACCACCGCCGACACCATCGACCTGATCCGCACGGTCACCGGGGCACCCACCGATCCGCGACCCTCGGCCGCGGACCCCAGCGACACGGACGGCCCGCCCGACCCGAGCCCAGGCCCCGCGCCGGCTGACGCCACGACCGCCGACACCCACACCCCCGCACACCCCGGGCCCGCGGACGCCGGGCCGGTGGACCCCGCCGACGACCGCCCGGACACCGGCCCACGGCCAGAAGGACACGGCGGCGCCCGACCGGAACCATCCGGCGGCGGCCACGTCAGCGTGCGGCTGCTCGGCGACGCCCGCATCGTCGACATGGACACCACCACACCGCTGCGCGCGAAATCTTTCGAACTGCTCGTCTACCTCGCTGTCCACGACGGCGACGCCACCCAGGACGCGATCCTCGACGACCTGCTCCCCGACGCCCCCCGCTCCAGAGCACCCCACCGCCTCCACACCTACGTGTCCACCCTGCGGAAGACCCTCGCCCGCACCGGCGGGCCCGCCGACCACCTCACCCACGCGGCCAGCCGCTACACCCTGAACCGGCCCCTCCTCGACGTCGACCTGTGGCGGCTGCGCGACGCCCTGCGCGACGCCGACCACACCACCGACCCCGCCGAACGGCTCACCGCGCTCCGGACCGCCGTCGCCGCCTACCGCGGCGCGCTCGCCGACGGCCACGACTACGAATGGATCGAGGCACACCGTGAGGGCGTCCGCCGCCGCGCCCTCGACGCGCACCTCACCCTCGCCACCGCGACCCCCGACCCGGCCGAGGCCCTCACCGTCCTCGACGCCGCGATCCGCCACGACCCCTACGCCGAACCGCTCTACCAGCAGGCGATGCGCGTCCACGCCGCCCTGGGCCACCCCGACCAGATCCGCACCCTGCGCCGAACCCTGACCCGCCGCCTCGCCGAGATCGACGCCACACCCGACGACACCACCACCGCCCTGGCCGACCAGCTCACCACCGACCTCCGCCGCCGCCCCACCGCACCCGACCCGCGCGGAGGACACCGATGA
- a CDS encoding BTAD domain-containing putative transcriptional regulator, which yields MGWARRVVSVVVVGVLVVAPALWLARLTRWSWSGWPDREGLARWAADPLTSGTVAAAAVAGGWLLWLLVVAVVLLRVLVRVRAVAGWVRRMRLPTPWQATATGLAGVAVLGANTGPVPGGVTDQPSAAPAEVGGAGEVPRWRAADQRVGVTVPGGWLPRGTAEQVAAAGVLLWLRRRRSYRPVVPGQRRSDDDLAPLPAVVAAARTAADGGAAGGRAGTAADGREDDGPAGVVFPAGGVGLTGPGAGDAARGVLVTAAVRSLRDPAAVVRVVTTRADLEVFLGAGAAAPAVAGVQVASTVADAVAVASRAAGQTPAGGNVGGGDRVVLLTRGPVDDRLAEAAAGGVAVVVVGQARTGGAWEVDTSGRVQGPAVRGRMCVLDVAAARDVLAVVSPPDTAGDGTEAAFAPGPAPPASGDARERPADPGPDGGGPPADRDSGGRSGVAALRLRLLGGVGLSVQDTPVTVRRSAALQVLVFLAVHPGGGTVRELVEAIWPGAPAHRVTGRLYTTVSDLRKAIREATGGVGDGGVTVVEHVDDRYRLHPDLDVDLWRLRRAVRQATTAVTGRPAAWQAVIDLYGGCLADGYTWPWLDTPREIVRRDVIDAHVALADTQTDPRQAVTLLEAAIRVDPYNEHLHRRAAHMLTALGDGDTARGLLRTFQDRLAGAGLDPAT from the coding sequence GTGGGGTGGGCGCGGCGGGTCGTGTCCGTGGTGGTGGTCGGGGTGCTGGTCGTGGCACCCGCGCTGTGGTTGGCGCGGTTGACGAGGTGGTCGTGGTCTGGTTGGCCGGACAGGGAGGGGTTGGCGCGGTGGGCGGCGGATCCGCTGACGTCGGGGACGGTCGCGGCGGCGGCGGTGGCCGGGGGATGGCTGTTGTGGCTTCTGGTCGTCGCGGTGGTGCTACTGCGGGTGCTGGTCCGAGTGCGGGCGGTCGCCGGGTGGGTGCGGCGGATGCGGTTGCCGACGCCGTGGCAGGCGACGGCCACCGGGCTGGCGGGGGTCGCGGTGCTCGGCGCGAACACCGGGCCGGTTCCGGGTGGGGTAACGGATCAGCCGTCGGCGGCGCCGGCCGAGGTCGGCGGCGCCGGTGAGGTGCCGCGGTGGCGGGCGGCTGATCAGCGGGTGGGGGTGACGGTTCCGGGTGGTTGGCTGCCGCGGGGCACGGCGGAGCAGGTGGCGGCGGCGGGGGTGTTGCTGTGGCTGCGGCGTCGCCGGTCGTACCGGCCGGTCGTGCCCGGCCAGCGGCGCAGCGACGATGATCTGGCGCCGCTGCCGGCGGTGGTCGCGGCAGCCCGAACCGCCGCCGATGGTGGTGCGGCGGGCGGTCGGGCCGGCACGGCAGCGGATGGGCGGGAGGACGACGGGCCGGCCGGTGTGGTGTTTCCCGCCGGTGGGGTGGGTCTGACCGGGCCGGGCGCGGGTGACGCGGCCCGTGGCGTGCTGGTCACGGCGGCGGTGCGGTCGCTGCGTGATCCCGCCGCGGTGGTGCGGGTCGTCACGACCCGGGCCGACCTGGAGGTGTTCCTCGGTGCGGGTGCCGCAGCGCCGGCGGTGGCGGGCGTCCAGGTGGCGTCCACGGTCGCCGACGCGGTCGCTGTCGCGTCGCGGGCCGCCGGCCAGACGCCGGCCGGCGGGAATGTAGGCGGCGGCGACCGGGTGGTGCTGCTCACCCGCGGACCTGTCGATGACCGTCTCGCGGAGGCGGCGGCCGGTGGTGTCGCCGTGGTCGTGGTGGGCCAGGCTCGGACCGGCGGCGCCTGGGAGGTGGACACGTCGGGACGGGTGCAGGGTCCCGCTGTCCGGGGCCGGATGTGTGTGCTGGACGTGGCGGCGGCCCGGGACGTCCTCGCGGTGGTCAGCCCACCCGATACTGCCGGCGACGGTACGGAGGCCGCGTTCGCGCCGGGGCCGGCGCCGCCGGCGTCCGGTGATGCCAGGGAGCGGCCGGCGGACCCTGGCCCGGACGGCGGCGGCCCGCCAGCAGACCGGGACAGCGGTGGCCGGTCGGGGGTGGCGGCGCTGCGGCTGCGGCTTCTCGGCGGCGTCGGCCTGTCCGTTCAGGACACGCCGGTGACGGTGCGTCGCAGCGCCGCGCTGCAGGTCCTCGTGTTCCTCGCGGTCCATCCCGGCGGCGGCACGGTCCGGGAACTGGTCGAGGCGATCTGGCCCGGGGCGCCGGCCCACCGGGTCACCGGCCGCCTCTACACCACCGTCAGTGACCTGCGGAAAGCGATCCGGGAGGCTACGGGTGGGGTCGGGGACGGCGGTGTGACCGTGGTGGAACACGTCGACGACCGGTACCGGCTCCACCCGGACCTGGACGTGGACCTGTGGCGGCTGCGTCGGGCTGTGCGGCAGGCGACGACGGCGGTGACCGGCCGACCGGCGGCGTGGCAGGCGGTGATCGACCTGTACGGCGGGTGCCTCGCCGACGGGTACACCTGGCCGTGGCTCGACACACCGAGGGAGATCGTCCGCCGGGACGTGATCGACGCCCACGTCGCGCTGGCCGACACGCAGACCGACCCGCGTCAGGCGGTGACGCTGCTCGAGGCCGCGATCCGCGTCGACCCCTACAACGAACACCTGCACCGGCGGGCGGCGCACATGTTGACAGCGCTCGGCGACGGGGACACCGCCCGCGGCCTGCTCCGCACCTTCCAGGACCGGCTGGCCGGGGCGGGCCTCGACCCCGCGACCTGA
- a CDS encoding Hsp70 family protein — translation MAEDGSLVTGREAWRVASAFPDRLVGVPAAGGGPVTAGETTVESVEVMAALLRRVSDAAGRVVGGSVGEVCLVVPAGWGPRRRLWMRQAAHRAGLGQPSLVEAPVAVAQRVVSGGTQVPVGAFVVVCDVGAGAEVSVLRRGSAGFEVLATLADPDAGGDALDGGLVDALLGSVDGGVSDGAGGGWSVRVGVRAAKESLSWLPAVTVPLPSGGGVVLDGVLLERVAGPVAERVGRLTAEAVAAADLLPGDVAGVFCAGGTSLVPVVPRAVGEAVSVPAVVVEDPVTAAVRGAAGVAGSGASPVVEVPKVPSVRRVVGMAVPGFVSLGLVTQCLSTVDWAGPLFSGSVLVNWGELALAAVLVVVAGLNAGTVFGALAAARGPVGGRVGSVGGQVGTGILAGLSLGVAVAGLYAIVGSLYLEVGVGPFLRWTLLPVTPVAVCAVAAAVVAARGWRTPVGGWADFLAFPNGAAVTAGAGMWLVQYSMSAGRSPGMAVWIDLAGRVGGGLLGAAVVVAVVGPVVLRLVLVAPVAVIGAAIVSWRATGILGAVFAVAVAVWWLRRLWTRIVRAAPAVAAG, via the coding sequence GTGGCTGAGGACGGGTCGTTGGTGACGGGGCGGGAGGCGTGGCGGGTCGCGTCGGCGTTTCCTGACCGGTTGGTGGGAGTACCGGCGGCCGGTGGCGGGCCGGTGACGGCGGGTGAGACGACGGTGGAGTCGGTCGAGGTGATGGCTGCGTTGTTGCGGCGGGTGTCTGATGCGGCGGGTCGGGTGGTGGGCGGGTCGGTGGGTGAGGTGTGTCTGGTGGTGCCGGCGGGGTGGGGGCCTCGGCGGCGGTTGTGGATGCGTCAGGCGGCGCATCGGGCGGGGTTGGGTCAGCCGTCGTTGGTGGAGGCTCCGGTCGCGGTCGCGCAGCGTGTGGTGTCCGGGGGTACGCAGGTGCCGGTGGGTGCGTTCGTGGTGGTGTGTGACGTGGGTGCGGGGGCGGAGGTGTCGGTGCTGCGGCGGGGTTCGGCGGGGTTCGAGGTGCTGGCGACGTTGGCGGATCCGGACGCGGGTGGTGACGCGCTGGACGGTGGACTGGTTGACGCGTTGCTGGGCAGTGTCGACGGTGGCGTTTCCGATGGGGCGGGGGGCGGGTGGTCGGTGCGGGTGGGTGTGCGGGCGGCGAAGGAGTCGCTGTCGTGGCTGCCGGCGGTGACGGTGCCGTTGCCGTCCGGGGGTGGGGTGGTGCTGGATGGAGTGTTGTTGGAGCGGGTGGCGGGGCCGGTGGCGGAGCGGGTGGGTCGGTTGACGGCGGAGGCGGTCGCGGCGGCTGATCTGCTGCCCGGTGATGTGGCGGGCGTGTTCTGTGCGGGTGGCACGTCGTTGGTGCCGGTGGTGCCGCGCGCGGTGGGTGAGGCGGTGTCGGTGCCGGCTGTGGTGGTGGAGGATCCGGTGACGGCGGCGGTGCGGGGAGCTGCGGGTGTCGCCGGGTCGGGCGCGTCGCCGGTGGTGGAGGTGCCGAAGGTTCCGTCGGTGCGGCGGGTGGTGGGGATGGCAGTGCCGGGGTTCGTGTCGTTGGGCCTGGTGACCCAGTGCTTGTCGACGGTGGACTGGGCGGGTCCGTTGTTCAGCGGGTCGGTATTGGTGAACTGGGGTGAGTTGGCGTTGGCGGCGGTGTTGGTGGTGGTGGCGGGGTTGAACGCGGGCACGGTGTTCGGTGCGTTGGCGGCGGCGCGGGGGCCGGTGGGCGGGCGGGTCGGGTCGGTGGGTGGGCAGGTCGGTACGGGGATTCTCGCGGGGTTGTCGTTGGGTGTCGCGGTGGCGGGGTTGTACGCGATCGTGGGGAGTTTGTACCTGGAGGTGGGGGTGGGGCCGTTCCTGCGGTGGACGCTGCTGCCGGTGACTCCGGTGGCGGTGTGCGCGGTGGCGGCGGCGGTGGTGGCGGCGCGGGGGTGGCGGACGCCGGTGGGTGGGTGGGCGGATTTCCTGGCGTTTCCGAACGGCGCGGCGGTGACGGCGGGGGCGGGTATGTGGTTGGTGCAGTACTCGATGTCGGCGGGCCGGTCGCCGGGCATGGCGGTGTGGATCGATCTGGCGGGTCGGGTGGGTGGCGGGTTGCTGGGCGCGGCGGTGGTGGTGGCGGTGGTGGGTCCGGTCGTGTTGCGGCTGGTGCTGGTGGCGCCGGTGGCGGTGATCGGCGCGGCGATCGTGAGCTGGCGGGCGACGGGCATTCTCGGGGCCGTGTTCGCGGTGGCGGTGGCGGTGTGGTGGCTGCGTCGGTTGTGGACGCGGATCGTGCGGGCTGCGCCGGCGGTGGCGGCCGGGTGA